The sequence below is a genomic window from Cygnus atratus isolate AKBS03 ecotype Queensland, Australia chromosome 4, CAtr_DNAZoo_HiC_assembly, whole genome shotgun sequence.
aaaaaattaaaaaggtcaATACCCTGAACTTAACTATTTTATGTACCATTTCATCCCTATGTCTACCTAGACATTAGTAAACATACTGGCCCACTTTTTACCTGTTATGCACTAATACGTGGCATAGCACCATTGCAAAACATTTATATGACCAGAAACAACCTTATAATAGAAGTTGCTACAAGAACTTGAAAGCTAAAACAGCAACATAGCAGGACATGAAGCATATACTTGCTTTCATTAGGTAAGGAGCCAactaaaacagaagttttatcCTATTTTAGTTCAAAACtaactgcagttttattttcccaaaagtatttctgaaagaagtGATTTGCACATAGAGCAGCTACTAAAATAGGAATGTTACCATCCCAATGCATCATTGTATCTGCTCTTCACAACAATGGAAGTCTCAGTAGTACACTTGATAAAACTTGAGTGAGCCAGTGCATGTGTTACTAAGATAAAACCCTTGGTGATAAATCAGAATCATTATCATTCTTGGTAGCTCAAGATCTTCacagagttgtgttttttttcagacccTAGGCATTCATTACAAAATATGTACTTTCATGGCTAGCCTTAAAGCGATGTTATCTTTTACACTACGTAAAATAATCATGTTCTTTTACAGTGATTCAGCTTCTAAAAGTCAGCAGGCAAAAATATGGCCAATAGAAGCTACACCGGGCACCTCTATACTCATTAAGAGATGTGTTAGTATATCTAAACATCTGTTCCCTGTTGTGGCTAGGTCTGTCTTAGCTGTAAAGCACTGGTGGACAGGAGCAAAGCAAAAGTCTTACACACCACTTTTAAAAGGTAAAACACTAACTTAGTTACAAGAAGAGAGATGCAAGAATAGCAACGCTTCCTCAGCAGACACCAATTTGACTGCTTGGCATCACCAACCAAGCTTTTCAACATAAAAATTAAGTAGTTTTGAAGGTCAAGCATTTTATCAGTAAAATACACAAACCGGCCAgtcagggaaaatattttcaagcagtTCAGTGTTTATTTCGAGAACATTTTCCAGTATCGTGTTTCAATCTGTTACTGTCcagcatttcttaaaaataaaacagatctaCTGTCTGCTAACACTGAAACAATTAGGCACAAGAAGATTGCCAAGGTTTTGAAAAAggacatatttcattttctgaacatGGACAGTCAGAATGACACGTGACACTTCCCATTTTACACTGAGATCATCTATATCATAATGATACTGTCCAATGCACTGATTTACAGGCTGTTTTcacttaatggaaaaaaatgtccatATAAAGTTTTATTTGGTTAATATTTTGGATCATCTGATTATGACattaatttttctccaaattcaaACCAGCCACTCTAAAtctaaatactttttcttttcctaaacaTAATTCTACAAAGACAACTTACTCACATACAAAGTAGTGCAGACATCTGACCTAAATTTCTTGAGTTCCCTCTTCTACAATTTAGGCATTTCTGATAGGctgataaaacatttcagattgaCTGGGAAGTCTAAACCATTTATCAGTGATTCTCTACACAAATAACTTCATCTGAACACATAGTATCTATTGGTTAATACCACCAGTCACCTAAATAATCCATATTTTAAGGCAAAGTAAACCCAGTGCACTATGTTTaagagtggttttgttttgttttaaggataGCTTTGGTGGGGCATctacaagtttattttttttttttcagttttgtcattGAAGTTGTTGCAGCACCCTCAAACTTTTAACGGTTCTCTCTCACACGTTCAGCTCTTCAAAATATTCCCACATAAAACCACTTATTTTTGATTTATGACTGTTTAATCTATCACAGTCTATAAAGGCAACGAAATTCAAAATCTAGGCTCGTATGCTTTCACTTACTGCAGTTTATACAAATAGCAATGCAAGCATGCCATGGAGCTTGTGCAATACAGCGAACATACCTTAACAATTGGCTGGAATTAGCAGTTTCCTTCTCCCATTTGGATCCCAAGGAAAACCTATATGGTAACCTCGTAGCCCACGTTAAACATCTTCCTGCGACTGCCCTGTGTGGCTGCTACCACTTAAGCACTAGGCAGCCCTAACATCAAGtgattttccttgcttttacaAACTGAAATGAAGGTTTAACATTATGTACTTACTGGTTAACACTTCctttaatctattttttccttcactcaAACGCATTTGTAAGAATTATTCTATGACTACTACATACTTTAAATAGGGCTATAAAGCACACAATATATAAATCTTCCCTTATATAATTGCTAACAACGTTGACATCAAAAGCAAATACCTAAAATAGTTATTAATTTTTACATCATATAATGGAAATGTGTGCTGCTCCTGTACCAAGCGTTATTATGCCTATATATTTGTATTCTATATAGTTCCTTGTGTGCTCTCTTCATGGTAAGTTGGCTGTCCTCTCTGCGCAAGGACTAAACTCAAACTTCTGAGTGTTGGCAATTCTATGCTAATTTTTGATTAATAACTACAGAAATTCAATTAAAACCTATGCTTGTATTTGGTATTGTTACTGTAATGTTTTAACATCCTTAAGAAACAATCTAGAACTCTTTTATTGTATGGATACCTAATAGGATAAAAATTGTTGCAATATCTGAAAGAGATCATTTTCCACTGATCAGAAGTTGCAAGAGCTATTTTATTAGATGATAAGAGTAAACTTCTATTGGACATTTTCCTCACCTTTTCTGTCTGGTTTGAGGTTCCGATCCACTGGCGGTGGCTCACATTCTGCAACAGGCACTGACCGTCTGGGAGGGGTCTTTGGACTGGACCTGAAACCCAtgtgagcaggaggagggaCTTGCTTTCCAAATAACGGAAAATCAAACGTGCCTGGTGTCATTGGTACATAATTTGTTTCCTGGATGGGTTCAGTGAAGCTGCTGGAATGCTGTCGTGGAGGAGAGTTGGGATTCATTGGGACATAATTTTCATCTAGTTCTTCACTTGAAACACTTCCCACTGTCaacatgcttctgtttttctagaaTTAACATATATTTCCTTTAACAAAATAAGTTATGCAATCAGCTGTGAATCATATGAATCTCTTAACCTAATCTACTCAGATTAATATATtcttttgaaattgaaaaaacacaaacaccgTACGGCTTGCCTTCTTACATGGGAACAAAAAGCATTCAAGCACTGTCACTGCCATCTCTCATAAGATCAAGTCATACTTACAAAGTGGTTATGGAAGCCCTCCAGTGAATTAGATCTGTCATTCGGAAACGTTCGTGGAATATCATAACAGTCTTGAGAACtaatttctaaagaaacaagaagagaaagtggCTATTTATCATCCCTGTTCCTGTCACTTGGCACCAGGCATCCAGAGCCTGTTATTTACTGTCTGCTTCTGAGACCGTGCAAACACAACTCCTGAAGTTGTGGCCAACAGATTTTTATCTATATACTTGAGATGACTGTATTCATAAACAAACTTAGCACTTACCAGTCAACTTGAAAATGTTATAGTGATGTTTTCCATGGCAGGAAAAGCAacagtaatttttccttttaaagaaccAGCTAATTCTTCCTTTCAAATAGACAGGCATTAAGAATTTAACGTAAGAGCGGCTTTTGAGATACAGGGCCCTCATGAGAAAcctattctaaaataaatgaacaaacagaTGTAATTTAAGGTCTAGAGAGAATTTTTCTGACTGAATACTTTTTCTGACCCTTGGAAAGTGCTGATTCAACACAATTTAATCCAGTGCAATAACAGGTAAATTCCTCTCATGTATcccctgccccccaccccctcagTTCCCCTGTTAGGATCTCCAGGGTTTTTCAGTTTGAATGAACAtctacagaaacaaagatgtCATGCTTTTCAGGGTCCTGGCTCTTGACAGCCCACAttaagaagaagaggaggatttttttattatttttttttttttttagaaaaaaagatttttacttggaaggaaaaataaacacttctaCTATTGAGTGtcaaattaaaagaacattttcaggaaGGCTACTTTTCCTGAAGCTAATAATCTCAGCTTCAGTAATCtcagttttaaagcaaaattatttatcGTCTTCCATTTTGCTCATTTAAAGCAAAGTAGAGCAGGAGTCCACCAATACCACTGCACCTAGCctaaaaaaaagaatgacaaatTGAATAATATCTGAGTGCCTGTACAACCATGCCCCTTCTGTATATTGCCTCCTGCAAAAGCCTTGTGCCTGTCTCCTTCCCCATTTCTGCCTCCCATCCCATAGGTAGTACAACTCAATTCTTTAAAATCCCCTCAAACATTAGCATCAGCTCTAACCATTTgacaatttctttaaaaataacagctttagGCCCACTTGTCTCAAGAAcctgaaagaaatcaaaatcttATCCCAAGAGTTGTTAATACAACTGCAACTGCTCTCTGTAACACCAAGTTCTCTGAGAACACAAGAAtgggaacaaacaaacaggcagaaaaacaagataCACCAAAGTCTTTAAGTAAAAGTAGCTCCACCAGATTTACTAGTACCCAAAAATATAcccagctgctgaaggaaaaaacaataacaCAAATGCATTAGCAAGTCTGAAATGCCAACATTTAAGTGTCTATAAGGAACGAtttcaattttgctttaaaatgtcagtatGCATATCCAccacaaggagagaaaaagctttGCGGCACCAATAAACAGATCAGGGTTGATCTCAAAGCTCTGGATGCACACCAAGTCCTACTGAACTTAGTGAAACACTTTCAGCTTCTGCAAATTTGGACCACTACACGCTAACCTTACCTTGGCTGTTCTGATGGACAGATAGCAGCAGTTTTGAACTCAGCTATATGACcttattaacaaaaaaaattatgaattcttcactgctgttttctaaaaACTAATAACACCGTGAAGATGTCTAGGACTTCCAATATTTTTAGCTAAGGCTGAACACCACAGTGCAATATACAGCATGTATCAATGTTCTGTGCTTTGCTATTTTGACAGTTTCCTTGAATaatcttctttctctgctttcttacATGTTTTAAGCCTCACTATCATAAAGTGCTTTGTAAGATGTCATacacttgcttttcaaggaCAAAACAAACCCCCATATTGTTCAACCCATTCATACCACATGTTTCTTCACAAGATTAGTATCGTTTAACACAAAATCTGGAAATGCAAAGTAAAGCATGGAATACTAACCTTTACGAAAGATATTCAAATCTACAGTTGAAATGGTATTACTGCGTGAAGGTGGCATTCCTGCTGTAGGGATGCAATAACTACTATCAGTATCTGAAGCAGTACGAGTAATGCTACATGTTTCCACAGGAGATCGATCTGCAGCGTGGTGAGGTTTTGGTGGCCGAGGTGGAGGAATATCTGGAATAGTCTCTAGTTTTGATGTCTGAGACATTGTTCCTTCCGGAAAAGTTCGTGGAATCTGGTAAGTACCTCCAGGTGTGGGGGGAATGTCATAACTTATGGAGATGTGTCTCAACTGTGCATCTAACAAAGATGTTGCTGATGGCGTGTTGAAAACGtgctgctctccttctgcatCAGTCCCAGTTGGAGATGCTGCCTTCGGTAGAACATCCTGTGAATAACTCCTAGGCAGGTTATAAAGGCTGGAATCTGCCAATGCCAGTCCAGTACGAGAAGGAGGAGAGTCATAGACACCTTGCTGCTGAAAAAAGCCATTCACAGCGTGCTTGCTCACTGATGGAGCAGGATTTTTGTGGGAGGGCACATTATCATTGCAGTCTGTTTCAGAAGAGCTGGATTTTGCAGAGTCAGCATGAGATCTACACAGGAGATGAAGAGATTAAAACATTGATGaacatacaaagaaaacaaacattacaCACAATAAAGACAACATATAAACAACTGAAAAGTGTAGCAGCCTCTTCCAACTTTTTCAAACTGAGATGCAGGAACCTAACTATTAAACAAACAGTAGTATTTAAGCAGAATCCTAAGTGATTACATGTATACAAACCCATGCACGTGAAACAGGTAACAACACAAGTGTGCAGCTTTAGTAGCAGCTCAACAAATTGATGTTTCATAAAGCAAGTGATTTCCAGAAAGATACCAAGCCAAACTAAAGCAGAGTTTGTTTAGGGgttgaaggatttttattttaacccaTCCTGTGAACTAGCAGCACTTTGATGTGCTTAAGGTGAAAATGCACTCAATCCTTGGGTTCACAATACTTGCCAGTTCTAACCAGCATGAAAAAAACGATCGAATATGACTGCTTGCAATGCCCTAAAGTTTGTGCCTCAAGTTATGTACTGACCATATAACGCTGAttcaaaatacataaatcaggaaaggaagaaagaaaaactgaaataagagGAAGACAGACTGCTCTTTGGGGCAACAAATCCATACAATGTGTGCAACAGAGTGTTTTGTCTTGAACACAAAGCAGTGCTGTTAGGTAAAACTGCATAGTGGTTTGCCTTTGATTTCTTAGCAACTTCGATCTTCAATGAGAATTGCACTCATTAATACTGGTACTAACCAACATGGAATGCCAAAACCTgcgatttctttttttctggtgggaggaggaggtgggacgGTATGTAAGCCTCCCCAGTTACATTGCTCCACATAGCAGAGAAATTCCAAGTCTTATTCCTTGCTTAAATCCATGTcaagacaacagcaaaaatacagaGGTGAAGTTAATGCAGTCCATACAGTTTATTTTACCTTAACTCCCTTTTTAATTACCACAGGACTATATGATTGTGCTTGTGTATACATACgtatgtaaatatttcagcatgTGTATGCATCAAGGAATAGCTGCTATACTACTCATATTACTACTCATATTAAGCAACTGGACCACGCAGTTTGCAAAGCTTCTGAggaacaaaatacagaagtcaACAGTATGAGTACCaccagaagcattttttcccttaaaagaCTCTCATCCTAGAAATTCTAAAAGTGACCAGAACTAGAACTTAACATTCAAATTTCAAATTGTCAGTaagatcacatttttatttatttatttttttaacttaaggGACAGCTGGATTTATCTCACAGGGTTCTACTAACCTGAGGAGAAAGGAATCCAAGTTTAACTATTCACTTACGTTTCCTCTGCAGTCATTGGATAAACGGATTTCGTGTGAAACAACCCATACTTCTTTAATATCTACTCCAAAATGATGAAACACTCTTAAAGTGCCTCTCTCCACCAGCTATCATGGGAACTGATGCGATTAGCTTAGAGTGGACATTTGCAGTCAAAAAAAAGGCCAGTCATCTAGCACAtcttttttactgtatttaataGCAGAGATGCTATCTTCCATCAGCCTGAATAGCCTATGAGATGTTTTCTCTGGCTTTAATtatgacatttatttctattagcttggtttttgcactttttatttctttattttttaatatactaaTTTTGCTCTGGttactatttttaatgtagtttaaGTTCTCGCTCAATGGTCAGAATTAGTTTCTGTCTCTGAACATTAATCTGCATTTAGTTTAATAGGAATTCCCCCAAAAATGTTCCCATTAAGTATTTACCCTTGGCAAAACCAAGGAAGTGAATCTTATATTCCTTACATTGCCAACTATCAAAAACATGCATCTCTTCTTTGCTAACAGTTTACTTGCTTTGCCTCAGAGCTTCAAAAGTTGAGTAATGAACCACTGGAAATTTAACACCACtgcaaaaaaatacagcacataGAACTGAAGGACGTACATAAGGTTACAGAGCGCTTTACAAATTGTGAACATAGTGAGTAGTAACACTCTGTGCTTCGCCTCTGATGCAGTCCTTGCTCTCTATTTTAAGGATTAATTCAAAAGCTCCTCACTTTCAAGACACTCTTCTAGTTCTGTGGTATTCATCTGGGCCAAACTCACAGCAAAATTCACATGCATTGTACTTGAGCAAATACAGGATGGATTATGATCTGTATTTTatatgttacaaaaataaagtggGCAGTCTAGAGAAGCTGGACATTGACAATTAATTGTAGAACCAGAATTTTAATTCTAGTTGAccatgatatatttttatacgAAAGAATTCCCAAAACTACAGAAATCACATAAATACTACCATATATCTTACAAAAGGAGTACAGAAGTGCACTTAATCAAAAAAAGGGTTGACTCaatcttatttttcaattattgGCTTGTACGTGTACTGGGATCACTTCCACCCATTTAGCCATGCACCAGAACTCAAACAACCTATAAAACATTTGCACACACAAAAGCAGAGCACATGTCCTTAAAAATCTTATCAGTTCTAGGCACTACGGTGGTTTTACAGACATGAAGACATATTATAATGATGCCAAGTTATATTTGATTCTAAATAAGCACAACATGCAGGGGTATATATCCAAAGCTCAAGATGCAACTACAGCACATGTACGATGCCATCGCTTAAGCATTACCCATCGTGTGGAAGCAACATTTAGGAGTTCTTCCGGGTGTCCgtaaatgctgctgcttctttcttgaCCAAAAGCAGTAGTGAGAACATAAGACTTTCAAAAACCGACACAAAGCAGCCAGACCAGTCAATTGCTTAGCTGATGGCAGCAGTACACATTGCTCATTACAAGAGGGCTTTTCTGATTTacttcagattttgaaatgaaatcttttgGAATCAAATTCCTAGTCTAttgaaatagttttcaaaatatgaatgtGTTGCAACCAATCTGATTTTGCAAGAGCAAAAATTTGAAGACAGTCTGAGAAAGCAGTTTATGCCAAAATGAAGATGGAATTCAGCCTTTGAGGTTCAAATAGATTTCACAAGTCAGTATTAACTACTGACCATGACAAGAAGAACATATACCATTTTGAAAATCTAACTCTATATTTGATTCATGTTAGCTCAAGGAAAGTTAGATTAGGACCACAGATCCAcgacagattttattttaataacttctgATACAGGATGCTTGATGACTTCTGCTATGTTTtcaacaacaccaaaaaaatcatCAGTTGAGTTAAACACTCCACTAACTTTTGGTTAATCAGGTAAGTATTAAGGTTTCTTTGCActtcagattaaaataaaaggcaaaatctgatataacaacaaaaactactAACCCTCTTTATAAGCAGAGGATAACTAATGAACTCAGTGTTTGCAGATGTGTGCATCGCATCTGCGGATTACGCTAAGTGGCCAAACTATTCCTTACTCAGTACTAAGAAGAGAGAATTGTGTAGCCAGCTGGCCCACAAGGACTGTGCATTAAGACTCACAGAGCAGAGGTGGGATATTGGGGGCAAAACAAGCAAGTCCATTGCCATGTACTAAAAACTAATTGTTGACAGAGACTGAGgagaaaagatttcaaaatgttttagtcTGAGGAGCAATCTCCCATTTTGGAATATGCTGGGTATGATCTAGCTTGGCCGGTCATCCTTTCAAGCTGATTCTTTTTGCATCTGCAGGAATCAACACAATAGATAAATAGAATACTATAAACCAAGTGGCAGCAAAAACACTCTTGTGTGCCAGCAGTCTGGGACAGAAACAGCAAGCATAGTAAAAAATGTGGATAAAACATCTCTATGGTGATTACagctattttcagaaaatggaagcCAAGGTTACATAGTTTCTTCTATTAAAACTCACAGAACACCATGCAAGACGTatctgaaacaaatattttcaggcaAGTTAATGGCTCTGTGATTAAATTCTCACACACGTTCTGAGAACAGCTACTGTTCACTCACTGCAGTGGAatctttttactttcaaaatcttCTAAGAGAAGGTATTCCTGCCCTTCTTCAGAGATAAAGGGTGACCCTTGGCTGGTTCATAAACATAAGAAAGATGAGGAAGACAGCATTATTTCCATATACATCTTGAATGAGCCAGAACAATAAGCGTTTCGGAAACAGTGTTTGGcttaattttctaatttatgATCCAAATATGAACGTCACAATCGCACTAAATGCTACAGTTGAACAATACTCTTTCTCAAGCCAACAGTGATCAGAGCATAAAACTATTTTAGACAAAATACAGCATGATAATTATAACTGCAAGTACTGTGTCCAAAATCATCTCACAACACTATGTGGTGTATTGCATGACACCATAAGGAAGCATTTCGAAATTATTTGTTCTGAAACACAAGAACTCCAAAAAAAACCTGAACAGGCAGGTTGGCCACAATCTCTGTGTTTCTCAGTTACCCACCTCACCTGTAAAAGAACCCcgaagttttaaaagcaaattcagtCATTCCCCGCTTATCTATAAAACAATGTGCAAAATTAGAGCAGAAAACATTCTCTTTCCATACTGGCAGCTTGAAAATCCAAATataaaacactacagaaataaaCCACTCAAGTAACACCACCTAcctattattttaatgtaaacgGTACCTATTTATTAAGATTTGCTTTTAATAGATGTTTGCATACTGTTCTTCcccattaaaataaaggttGCCTGAAACACACAAATGAATTGTTCCAAATTTGGAATCAATAGGAAAATGATGCAGAATGATGCCGActtgtatttcttcttcacCTGCAAGAAGGTAGATTGGGGTAACAAACAGCGTCCTCTAACACACCATTTAAGTAACATGCTACAAAGATACATAAAGCTCTAAGTCCATAGGAATTATATATCCTGTATATGTTGGCCCAAATCCATCACAATACCTGTACCAGACACGAGACACACACAATCTTTTTACAGTTGAACAAACTCCAGCGTAACTACtattctgaattttcattattaaagcCTTGTTAATAAAAGGACATAACTCTGTAGTGAATTTACTCAAACATAATTCAGAAAGCCCGTATCACATGTgtgtaaaacacatttaaacCATCTCTACAGTCCCAATTACTTCATTCAGATCTTaaccatttctcttttcatttttatctccaCTGGACATTGTACCTTCCCCAAGCACCCAAATACCTTCTTCTCCTATATTACTGATGTCTTTCTCAAGTAATTTTGGAGGCTATCCATGGACTCTATACCTCGCCCCATTTTGTGCCTTCATCTATGGTCTTAGACTTCACTGTCTCTACTTAACCCACAAGCTGTACAACTGCTGAAGTCAGATCAATTTCATATCCCAGCCTTgataactcaaaaaaaaaaaaaaaccctcttcaTTTGGTGCTGGAAATCCACTCTGTGCCCATCCCTTGCAGAAACAAATGGGCACTCAGACATTTCTGATGAGTCAGGGCTCTGAAATGAGCAGAGACTGCTTTGCCAAGCCATTATGGAAACAGAACCAAactttttgataattttttggggggaaaactACATACCTCTCAGGCACCATCAGCTTCTGAACATCACTAAGCATGTAACCACCACTCAAGTCAGACACTGTGTTTCCCTTTCTCTACAGGATGCTTTGGGGCATGCCGTGCTGCCTGTAAGCTGCACATTCCATACACTGGGGGAACTGTAGGCTCATTCCTCCGTTTTATAATGAAGACTGAAGAGTGCATACTTGCCTACCATGCAATCATTGGTGAACGGAGCAGGAAACTCCTCAGGCACAACAGAGCAAGTTAAAAATGCCAAGGGAGCAGAGAACACATGGCACAGGTAAAACTGGCAGAGCATCAAGGTGCTGAGGAAGAAGGCACCGCCACTAAAAGGTATGGCCCTAAGGGAGTATGCGAAATGCtcacaaaaacacttttcaaaggAAGCTTTCCTCAGCCTTCAATATGTTTTCTTGCTATCACAAAAAGAATACgctattttgtttcttaaactgCAAATACCCTcagcatatttcattttaaattactgcagaaaagcagctttcaagAGACTTATAACTTTCTCCCACATAATATTCGAGGTTCGAAGGAGTTCTGGAGATTATCTGCTCCAGCTCTTCCGACACCTCTAAATAGAGCCAACTTCAAAGTCAGGTGAGGCTCCCCAGGGCCTCCTCACCCAGTCAagttttttgcttgcttgtttgcttttacatcTCAAAGGATATAGATTTCACTAACTCCTTGGGGTTGCCACCATGATCCATTCTGGAAAAAACACAGTGACATTTCCCAGGTAGTTACTGTAAATATCACATCCTCCTATGCAGAAGGTGCTGCACATCTATTTAAGTTATAAGTAGCAGTTAGAAATATATGTGCATTTGATTCAGCCTGGAACCACTGCATTCATTTGATGCCTCAGATGGgtgatttcttttcaagaatGCAACACGGGCCTAGTGCTCAAACAACTTAGAGTGCTTCAAGAAgttgaagcagaaaaagaggagaagcaaAGTTATCAGCAACTTCCCCCACAGTTCACAGGCATCCAAATCTGTGGCGActcaacaagaaaaaagtgcttttagCACAAATATCCTTGGCCTGTACAAATAAGTGttattagaaaaacaacataacTTACCTCACAGGTTCAGGTTTTTTACTCTGGCAGTTTATTAGCAGTAGGTAGTCTTGAGGATCTTCTTGACCAGAGGAAGACTCTAGTGGGGGGATATTAATAAGCTGATAAGGAGGAGGTAGGGAAGATTCTGCTTGCATGGAAGGCGGTGAAGTGTTGACAGGCAAGGGTAACTCAGCGGATGCTTGTAAAGAACTGACCGGTGGCTTCACAGCAtctgcaaacacaaaagcaTAACACTTGGTACAATGAAGAAATGGTCTTACAACactacaaaaacatttattaacaCAATGTAagtttgtattgtttttaaattcaacaTTGTAAAGTCAGTGGACATAAGAAAACCTTAGTCCTGGATATTAACATTTGTATTTAGCTTTAAATCCCTGTAatctcttcatattttttcaaactgCAATCAAACTCTTAAGTTTGCCTTGGTAACAGAGGTTATGCCTTGGCTGTATGACTTATTTAACCTGTTTTTGAGtcacagaaaaaacaaagatgctGACAGCTGCACTAAAACAGCTAAGAACACAATTCTATTGTTTTAATCAAGAGCAGACACAGGCTCATAGCTTATTACTTGAATTTCAAAACCTGAGTCAGCACTtgcatatatatagatagaCAGATATATTTTCATCCCTTAGCGACCAAGGTCACTTCATTTCAGATTAGTCACCCTTCGAGAACTGGGCTCTCTCAATAGatgaaaagcaacaggaaagatgctgcttttgcaATGGAAGATTCCTTATGGCTAAAATAGAGACACAATAGCTACCCTGTTCCTCTAGGCACCCCTCATT
It includes:
- the GAB1 gene encoding GRB2-associated-binding protein 1 isoform X4, which produces MNKWVRCICDICGFNPTDEDAVKPPVSSLQASAELPLPVNTSPPSMQAESSLPPPYQLINIPPLESSSGQEDPQDYLLLINCQSKKPEPVRSHADSAKSSSSETDCNDNVPSHKNPAPSVSKHAVNGFFQQQGVYDSPPSRTGLALADSSLYNLPRSYSQDVLPKAASPTGTDAEGEQHVFNTPSATSLLDAQLRHISISYDIPPTPGGTYQIPRTFPEGTMSQTSKLETIPDIPPPRPPKPHHAADRSPVETCSITRTASDTDSSYCIPTAGMPPSRSNTISTVDLNIFRKEISSQDCYDIPRTFPNDRSNSLEGFHNHFKNRSMLTVGSVSSEELDENYVPMNPNSPPRQHSSSFTEPIQETNYVPMTPGTFDFPLFGKQVPPPAHMGFRSSPKTPPRRSVPVAECEPPPVDRNLKPDRKGQSPKILRPKPHGLERTDSQTIGDFTTRRKAKPAPLEIKPLPEWEELQAPVRSPITRSFARDSSRFPMSPRPDSVHSTTSSSDSHDSEENYVSMNPNQSTEDPNLFGSNSLDGGSSPMVKPKGDKQVEYLDLDLDSGKSTPPRKKKSSGSGSSVADERVDYVVVDQQKTLALKSTREAWTDGRQSTESETPTKSVK
- the GAB1 gene encoding GRB2-associated-binding protein 1 isoform X1, encoding MSGGEVVCSGWLRKSPPEKKLKRYAWKRRWFVLRSGRLTGDPDVLEYYKNDHAKKPIRIIDLNLCQQVDAGLTFNKKEFENSYIFDINTIDRVFYLVADSEEEMNKWVRCICDICGFNPTDEDAVKPPVSSLQASAELPLPVNTSPPSMQAESSLPPPYQLINIPPLESSSGQEDPQDYLLLINCQSKKPEPVRSHADSAKSSSSETDCNDNVPSHKNPAPSVSKHAVNGFFQQQGVYDSPPSRTGLALADSSLYNLPRSYSQDVLPKAASPTGTDAEGEQHVFNTPSATSLLDAQLRHISISYDIPPTPGGTYQIPRTFPEGTMSQTSKLETIPDIPPPRPPKPHHAADRSPVETCSITRTASDTDSSYCIPTAGMPPSRSNTISTVDLNIFRKEISSQDCYDIPRTFPNDRSNSLEGFHNHFKNRSMLTVGSVSSEELDENYVPMNPNSPPRQHSSSFTEPIQETNYVPMTPGTFDFPLFGKQVPPPAHMGFRSSPKTPPRRSVPVAECEPPPVDRNLKPDRKGQSPKILRPKPHGLERTDSQTIGDFTTRRKAKPAPLEIKPLPEWEELQAPVRSPITRSFARDSSRFPMSPRPDSVHSTTSSSDSHDSEENYVSMNPNQSTEDPNLFGSNSLDGGSSPMVKPKGDKQVEYLDLDLDSGKSTPPRKKKSSGSGSSVADERVDYVVVDQQKTLALKSTREAWTDGRQSTESETPTKSVK
- the GAB1 gene encoding GRB2-associated-binding protein 1 isoform X2, whose amino-acid sequence is MSGGEVVCSGWLRKSPPEKKLKRYAWKRRWFVLRSGRLTGDPDVLEYYKNDHAKKPIRIIDLNLCQQVDAGLTFNKKEFENSYIFDINTIDRVFYLVADSEEEMNKWVRCICDICGFNPTDEDAVKPPVSSLQASAELPLPVNTSPPSMQAESSLPPPYQLINIPPLESSSGQEDPQDYLLLINCQSKKPEPVRSHADSAKSSSSETDCNDNVPSHKNPAPSVSKHAVNGFFQQQGVYDSPPSRTGLALADSSLYNLPRSYSQDVLPKAASPTGTDAEGEQHVFNTPSATSLLDAQLRHISISYDIPPTPGGTYQIPRTFPEGTMSQTSKLETIPDIPPPRPPKPHHAADRSPVETCSITRTASDTDSSYCIPTAGMPPSRSNTISTVDLNIFRKEISSQDCYDIPRTFPNDRSNSLEGFHNHFKNRSMLTVGSVSSEELDENYVPMNPNSPPRQHSSSFTEPIQETNYVPMTPGTFDFPLFGKQVPPPAHMGFRSSPKTPPRRSVPVAECEPPPVDRNLKPDRKAKPAPLEIKPLPEWEELQAPVRSPITRSFARDSSRFPMSPRPDSVHSTTSSSDSHDSEENYVSMNPNQSTEDPNLFGSNSLDGGSSPMVKPKGDKQVEYLDLDLDSGKSTPPRKKKSSGSGSSVADERVDYVVVDQQKTLALKSTREAWTDGRQSTESETPTKSVK